A single genomic interval of Kiritimatiellia bacterium harbors:
- the accB gene encoding acetyl-CoA carboxylase biotin carboxyl carrier protein: MDIREIRKILDMIRDNDLAEFEVEDQGFRLKVRRRIGAEPAVALTPASASATAATPAAAAVPPAAVAAPAPEAEEERWHTITAPIVGTFYRSPAPDAEPFVTVGQEVDENTVVCIIEAMKVMNEIKAECRGIVRKVLVENATAVQYGQALFKIEPL; the protein is encoded by the coding sequence ATGGACATCCGGGAGATCCGCAAGATACTGGACATGATCCGCGACAACGACCTCGCAGAGTTCGAGGTGGAGGACCAGGGGTTCCGGTTGAAGGTGCGCCGCCGCATCGGTGCGGAGCCGGCCGTCGCGCTGACGCCGGCGTCCGCCTCGGCCACGGCGGCCACGCCTGCAGCGGCGGCGGTTCCACCGGCGGCCGTGGCGGCGCCGGCGCCGGAGGCGGAGGAGGAACGGTGGCACACGATCACCGCGCCCATCGTCGGCACGTTCTACCGTTCGCCGGCGCCGGACGCGGAGCCGTTCGTGACGGTGGGCCAGGAGGTGGACGAGAACACGGTCGTCTGCATCATCGAAGCGATGAAGGTGATGAACGAGATCAAGGCGGAATGCCGCGGCATCGTGCGGAAGGTGCTGGTCGAGAACGCGACCGCGGTGCAGTACGGACAGGCACTGTTCAAGATCGAGCCGCTGTGA
- the aroQ gene encoding type II 3-dehydroquinate dehydratase, which yields MKILVLNGPNLNLLGRREPELYGRETLADIQRRLEARARELEVEIEFRQSNCEGELVTAIGEAPGRFDGILFNPAAYTHTSVALYDALRAAALPCVEVHLSHPAARAERFRRRSLTAPACIGVVAGFGGESYRLALDGLVAWLTARRATGPA from the coding sequence ATGAAGATCCTGGTGCTGAACGGGCCCAATCTGAACCTGTTGGGCCGGCGCGAGCCGGAGCTGTACGGGCGGGAGACGCTCGCCGACATTCAGCGCCGGCTGGAAGCGCGCGCGAGGGAGCTTGAGGTGGAGATTGAGTTCCGGCAGAGCAACTGCGAAGGGGAACTGGTGACCGCGATCGGGGAGGCGCCGGGGCGGTTTGACGGCATCCTCTTCAATCCGGCCGCCTACACGCATACGAGCGTGGCACTTTACGATGCGCTGCGCGCGGCGGCGCTGCCGTGCGTGGAAGTGCATCTGAGCCACCCCGCGGCGCGGGCGGAGCGGTTTCGGCGCCGCAGTCTCACCGCACCCGCCTGCATCGGGGTGGTCGCGGGCTTCGGTGGAGAGAGCTATCGGCTAGCGCTGGACGGACTGGTGGCCTGGCTGACGGCGCGGCGGGCGACCGGGCCCGCCTGA